The nucleotide window CCAGAGAGGCCAGCCAACAAAGAAACCCACGATGAGGTGGATTTATCAACTCTTTGAGGGAGTTCATATTCTCTATAAAACAACCGATCAAGGGGTTGCCGAAATGGTACTAAACCTCAATGCAGTGAGGATAACCATACTCAGCTTAATGGGACCGGTATACCAAAAAATATATGAGGATGCAGCATGACTTGCGGAACATGGGCTATAACATACTACCATCAGTTTTTGGGTTCAGTTATTGCTCATCCAGACAAAAAAGAAGTGATTCCTCTTTGCCCAGAGCCAATTATGAAAGAAGATGGTTCGTCAAAAAATGACTGTGAAAGGAATGCAAGTGAGAGGTTTCTTTTAGACTTTAGAAAAGAGCACCCCCACTTGCCTGTTATTCTGGTAGAAGATGCACTGGCTGCAAATGGTCCCCATCTAAAGTTACTAACAAAGCTAAATATTAGCTTTATTACGGTAGTAAAACCCGATGGCAATCGAAACTTATTTGATTGGGTAAATACCTTTAACTGGGACCAAGAAGGTAATAAGAACAAAAACCAGGGGGAGCATTTTTTTGTCTGCAAAGACCTAAAAACGCATAAGTTTAGGTTTGTCAATGGAGCTCCACTAAACGATGCACATGCAGATTTCAAAGTGAACTTCTTAGAGTATTGGGTCACAGATAAAAAAGGGAAAACTTACCATAACACCTGGGTCACAGATACTCAGATCAACAAAGAAAATGCCTATGATATTGCCCGAGGAGGTAGAGCTAGATGGCATATTGAGAACGAGACATTTAACACGCTCAAAAATCAGGGTTACCAATTTGGGCATAATTTTGGACACGGAAATAAAAACCTAACCACTAACCTTGCAATGATCATGATGTTAGCGTTTCTGATAGATGAAGCGGAGAAGATATGTTGCACATTATTTCAAGGAGCCTTAAAGGCTGAGCACTCAAGAAAAATGTACCTCTGGGAAACAATTAGGGCGTTTTTTAGAACCTATATTATCCCTTCTTGGAAGCTTCTATACGAAGCAATTATGGCAGGTAATCAGCGAGCCATCCCCATATTGAACTCCTCTTAAACTAGAGCCCAAATTAGGTAACCCTGTATTTTAGTAGCTCAGATTTAACGAAAAAATTACCAATGGAAATGCTATTTCCTTATAGTCCCTCCATGGACGAAATTTTAGTAGCTTAAAAATGGTTAGGGGGGCTATTCAAATTTTTTATTCCGGGAATTGCTGTCACCAAACGAGGTTTCTATGAAAAAACTTAAAAAATGGGCGCTTCTAGGAGCGTTGTCTTTATTTGCATCAGCTTGTGGCATTTACAAAGGAAGTTTCCAGTGTCCTCCTGGAAAAGGCGTTGGTTGCGTCTCTACCTCTGATGTTCTCGATATGATTATTGAAGAAGACTCTAATTCAGAGGATCCTTTTGATGATGGGAAAAACCACTTTGTCCGAGATCCTAGGAGTTGCCGTTGAAACTTAAAAGAAGAATAGCTCAACTATTTGGGGATGATTCCTCTGACACTATGGAGCTTAAGAAGGAAAGTGTCTCAAGGACCTTTTTGCAAAAAAGCCATTTCCAAGAGCTTCTACCCTATAGACTCTACTCAGAAGAAAGAGGCATCTACGAAAATGAGCACTCCTTTGGTTTTACCTTTGAGGTTAATCCTCTTCCCTTTGCAGCCCAAAACACCGAAGAAGAAATGGCCTCCCTGATAAAAGCCCTCTACATGCAGGGAGCCTCCTGTCAGTTTCTCCTTTTTGCAGACCCCTTCATTGACCCCATTCTCGATGTTTGGTCAGAGCCTCGAAAAAAGGGACACCCCATCTTCAAAAAGATCACCGAAAAGAAAAAACAGTTTTTTCAACACGAATCTCTTTCTCCTAATCCCATCGTTCCTGTCCCTCCAAGAAATTTTCGTCTCTTTTTTTCCTATAGCATTCCAAAAGGGGAGCGGTCCGAAGTAGAAAGCCTCTTAAGAAAACTCGAAAGCTTTAAGAAAAAAGCCTTTTCCACCTTTTCAAGACTTTCCTACGCAGTCGATGCCTCACCCACCCATCTCATTCAGATCCTCACCCACTTAACAAGTATCGATCAAACAACAGAATCTCGAGCCCCAAAGACCCTCCACCCTCATAGCTTCTTAAACGAAGAAGTCGGCGCACTTGGAGCTTTAGAGATCGAGCCCAAAGGTCTCTCCCTCCACAGTGAAGGAGAAACCTACTTTAAAATGTATCAGACACTGGATCTTCCCGAAGAGTGGGAGCTTCCCTTTAATTCAGAACTTCTTGGAGACTTTTTAGATCATTCCTACCGTATTCCCACCCCTTTTTTCATCCATTATGGGATCCATTATCCCACTCAGAGAAAAGAGGAGCTAAGCCTTCGCTCCAAGTCAGCCCTTTTAAAACAACAATTTCGACTTGCGGGAGTTTTTAAAAAGAATCCCCACCTCATGAGAGAGTCAGAAGAGCATGATTTTGTTTTCCAATCACTCAATTCAGGGGAGAAATTTGTCAAAACCCGCTTCAACATCGGGCTCTATGGCAGTCTAGAAAAATTTCCTGATGCGGAATCCACCCTTGTTGCCCTCTATCAGAAGTATGGGTTTAAGCTCCAGGAGACAAACTTTTTCCATTTAGATGATCTCATTCGTTCCCTTCCGATGGGATGGGGAGAAACTCCCAACCTAGAAGGAATCAAAAAAACTCGAAAGACCAAAACAACCTTGACAGAAGAGACAGCTCGTTTTGCCCCCATCGTCTCAGAATGGAAAGGAAACAGCACCCAAGGGATGCCCCTCATCGGAAGAAGAGGGCAGATGGCTTTTTGGGATCCCTTCACCTCTGCCAGTAACTACAACGGGGTAGTCATCGGAGCCTCAGGATCCGGAAAGACCGTCTTTCTAGCCGAGTTGATGCTCAACCAAATGGCGATTGGAGGACGGGTATTTGTTCTAGACCTTGGCCGCTCCTTTGAAAAGCTCTGCCACCTTTTAGATGGGCAATACCTCTTCTTTACCAAGGAGAGCAACTTAAACCTTAACCCTTTTGCTCTTATCCAGACAGATGGAGATATGGAAGCTCTAGATGCAGCGCTTAATATGGTCTCCTCCATTATTGCCACAATGGCCATGCCCATGGAAAAAATCGATGGAGATCGGGTTAACATCTTAAACAAATGTGTTCGAGAAGCCTGGAGGCTCAAAGGAAAGAAGGCAACCGTCGATGACATCATCACCATCTTAAAAGCAATCCACTATGACTCTGAGCTCATGAAAGGAGCCACTGAAAGTCTTATCGACCGTCTCCAAAGATATTCTTCAACAGGGGAATACAAAAACTTCTTCTATGGAGAAAATCAGGTCCACTTCGACAGTAATTTTGTTGTCATTGAAACTGAAGAGCTCAAAAATATGGGAGATCTTCAAGCCGTGATCCTCCAAATTTTCTCCCTCATGATCTCCACGGAAGTTTTCATGGGAGACCGAGAAAAAAGAAGTCTCATCTGTATCGATGAGGCTTGGGATCTCCTTAAAAGCCCCCAAATGGAAGGATTTATCGAAAGTATGGCCCGTCGGCTTAGGAAGTACAATGGCTCTTTATTTGTCGGAACCCAAGGGCTCAAAGACTTCGAGTGCTCCCCAGGAGCTGCAGCAGCCTTTAAAAACTCCAATTGGCTCATCATGCTAGGAAGAGACAGCGACTCCCTCAACGTCATCCGTGAAAAAAAGATCTTTGAGCTCTCAAATGGAGTCGAGCAGATGCTCAACTCTCTCCGTAAAGGAGACGGCTACTCCGAAGCCTTCATCTACGATAAAGGGTACGGATCATTTTCTCTTTCCCAACTCCGGCTTGATCCCTTCTCCCTCCTCCTCTTTTCCACAAAACCCGAGGAATTTGGTCCTGTCATGGAGCTCAAAAAGCAAGGGTTTTCCATTGAAGAAGCCATTGAATGGATGCTTGAAAACAAACAAAAGGTAAATTACCTCCGCTCTAGAGGACTCTCAATCGAGCAGACAATCAAGCAATTAAAAAATCAGCCACTAAAGGATACACAATGAAGCTACCAATCAGTCTCTTGGTTCTATTGGGATCGTTCATTTCTCCTCTCTATTCAGGAGAAGATCAGAGCCTTTTTAACGACACCCTCTCTAGAATCTCCAACCCAAAAAGGGACATCATCATTCCTGCTGAAGTAGAGATTCCTAAAGATATCGATGCCGCTGATCATTTAACCAATGCTAAGAGTTATGCTAAAAGGTTTTTCAACCCACTCACAACGATGAAGTCTGATGTAGAGCATATTGAAAGATTTATCTACCTTGAAAAAGGGAAAATTTTCACACAGGGCAAGGTGACCCTCGAAGGGAAATTCCTTTTTATCGATGGATACAACCCCGTCCACTTCGATTGGGTACGAACACAAAGCCCTGATTTCAAAGTCGTTATTTTCCGCGGTGGTGATCGAGCGGGTCTTCGAGAGCATATGAAGGATCAAAAAGGGCTTTATACGATCTATCCCATGAAAGGGAGAGACTTTTATTTTGATATCTATGGGTTACTCTTTCAGAAAGTTGGAGTAGAAAAGCTTCCTAGCCGCGTGACCCAAGTAGGAAATCAGATTCTCGTTGAGGAGATCCCTATCGGAAGAAAGCTTCCCCACGAACTAAGAAAGCAACATTAAGAAGGAGGAATCAATGAAACTAAAAACGATTATCCTAGTTTTAGCAACAACTTTAGGAGCTTTAGCACATACAAGCGAAGAGATTGGGGTCACTTATGAAATCGCTCTCCAGCGAGCAGATTCTAGAGTTGACTGGCACACAGTCAATAGACTCATTTGACGATGGGCACTACATAACAATGATAAGAATGAACAATCTTCCCGATGACACCCCTTGCATTCTCCATAGGAATAGACTACTTCACAGGCGACCCAAGAGCCAAACAGAATGCTCAAAACAGGGGAGCAGGAACCCTATTTTTATCTTTACCAGTCGAGGATTTTTGCCAGGCGAAGAACTTGAATTTTATGTAGAAGCAAAAAAAATGAAAAGTCCCCCGATTAAAATCATTCCTCACCCCATAGAAGCCTCTTTTGGAGAGGCAAAGATACAAGGAAAGCTCAAAGCGACTGGTGTAGAACTTTACTCTTTTGATTTTGAAGGGTTTGAAAAGGGAGAAAAGTTGCAAACCTATTCACAATCTTCAGGGTAAGAGGAGAATTTTTTTGTGAGAATAAAACTTTGCTATTTAGCCCGAATGTCAAAGGAAA belongs to Candidatus Neptunochlamydia vexilliferae and includes:
- a CDS encoding transposase, whose product is MTCGTWAITYYHQFLGSVIAHPDKKEVIPLCPEPIMKEDGSSKNDCERNASERFLLDFRKEHPHLPVILVEDALAANGPHLKLLTKLNISFITVVKPDGNRNLFDWVNTFNWDQEGNKNKNQGEHFFVCKDLKTHKFRFVNGAPLNDAHADFKVNFLEYWVTDKKGKTYHNTWVTDTQINKENAYDIARGGRARWHIENETFNTLKNQGYQFGHNFGHGNKNLTTNLAMIMMLAFLIDEAEKICCTLFQGALKAEHSRKMYLWETIRAFFRTYIIPSWKLLYEAIMAGNQRAIPILNSS
- the traC gene encoding type IV secretion system protein TraC, which encodes MKLKRRIAQLFGDDSSDTMELKKESVSRTFLQKSHFQELLPYRLYSEERGIYENEHSFGFTFEVNPLPFAAQNTEEEMASLIKALYMQGASCQFLLFADPFIDPILDVWSEPRKKGHPIFKKITEKKKQFFQHESLSPNPIVPVPPRNFRLFFSYSIPKGERSEVESLLRKLESFKKKAFSTFSRLSYAVDASPTHLIQILTHLTSIDQTTESRAPKTLHPHSFLNEEVGALGALEIEPKGLSLHSEGETYFKMYQTLDLPEEWELPFNSELLGDFLDHSYRIPTPFFIHYGIHYPTQRKEELSLRSKSALLKQQFRLAGVFKKNPHLMRESEEHDFVFQSLNSGEKFVKTRFNIGLYGSLEKFPDAESTLVALYQKYGFKLQETNFFHLDDLIRSLPMGWGETPNLEGIKKTRKTKTTLTEETARFAPIVSEWKGNSTQGMPLIGRRGQMAFWDPFTSASNYNGVVIGASGSGKTVFLAELMLNQMAIGGRVFVLDLGRSFEKLCHLLDGQYLFFTKESNLNLNPFALIQTDGDMEALDAALNMVSSIIATMAMPMEKIDGDRVNILNKCVREAWRLKGKKATVDDIITILKAIHYDSELMKGATESLIDRLQRYSSTGEYKNFFYGENQVHFDSNFVVIETEELKNMGDLQAVILQIFSLMISTEVFMGDREKRSLICIDEAWDLLKSPQMEGFIESMARRLRKYNGSLFVGTQGLKDFECSPGAAAAFKNSNWLIMLGRDSDSLNVIREKKIFELSNGVEQMLNSLRKGDGYSEAFIYDKGYGSFSLSQLRLDPFSLLLFSTKPEEFGPVMELKKQGFSIEEAIEWMLENKQKVNYLRSRGLSIEQTIKQLKNQPLKDTQ